The following are encoded in a window of Phaseolus vulgaris cultivar G19833 chromosome 3, P. vulgaris v2.0, whole genome shotgun sequence genomic DNA:
- the LOC137839152 gene encoding uncharacterized protein — protein MGAVVPPGLVGVKASFIGVEDPEAHLTAFHTQMMLSGGSDAVYCKLFMSTLSGIALEWFVSLPDGHITSFQQFSKLFMEQYIVNRAPPVVSYDLFDVRQSQGESLRDYLSRFGAQVVRLPSKDEDMLVHAFKKGVLAGPFSESLIRNRPSTFVEIRRRVVAHIAAEIAMSEKRESAIPTKSRAGSSRTQQPMRVHEAKEGNKAQGKPRPYKPRRDQNRGRTRESNAPPKFDFVVELVELIAIPAIAARLRALKKIDKVLGRKKDVWYEFHQAYGHPFHTCLALGHQLAELVKSGFLND, from the coding sequence ATGGGTGCAGTAGTGCCACCAGGCTTGGTGGGGGTGAAGGCTTCGTTTATAGGGGTGGAGGATCCAGAAGCGCACCTGACGGCgtttcacacccagatgatgctttcTGGAGGCTCAGATGCAGTATACTGCAAattgttcatgagcaccctgagcgGGATTGCgctggagtggttcgtgagcctaccagatggccacatcacttcgtttcaacaattctcgaagcTGTTCATGGAGCAGTATATCGTGAACAGGGCACCTCCAGTGGTGTCGTATGACCTGTTTGACGTCCGCCAGAGCCAAGGCGAGTCCCTCCGGGACTATCTCAGCCGTTTTGGGGCTCAAGTGGTAAGGCTGCCCAGCAAGGATGAGGACATGCTGGTGCATGCGTTCAAGAAAGGGGTTCTGGCGGGCCCTTTCAGTGAATCTTTAATCAGGAATCGCCCCAGCACCTTCGTGGAAATTAGGCGTCGTGTTGTGGCGCATATCGCTGCAGAAATAGCGATGTCTGAGAAGAGGGAGAGCGCGATCCCTACCAAGTCGCGCGCAGGATCGAGCAGGACTCAGCAGCcgatgagggtgcatgaggccaaagaagGGAATAAGGCTCAGGGGAAACCTCGCCCTTACAAGCCTCGGAGGGACCAGAACAGGGGGCGCACGAGGGAGAGCAACGCGCCCCCCAAGTTTGATTTTGTGGTGGAATTGGTGGAGCTGATTGCCATTCCAGCCATAGCAGCAAGGCTGCGAGCTCTGAAGAAGATCGACAAGGTACTGGGGCGGAAGAAGGACGTGTGGTATGAATTTCATCAGGCTTATGGCCACCCATTCCACACGTGCTTGGCGCTGGGGCACCAACTCGCGGAGCTGGTGAAGAGTGGCTTTCTGAACGATTAG